The Hyphococcus flavus genome contains a region encoding:
- a CDS encoding DUF2157 domain-containing protein, translating to MNTETGRQATNGPQQWALTLFILFGGAQLIAGVIFFFAYNWRALPDMTKIALPQAAMGAAFILWVILGKGSRLGAVAGLVATVMIGVSMGVVGQVYQLGADPWRLFAIWAALVFPIAVITRSDPQFMLAGIVASIAYFLYTDENIKPFLPQARSIILAAYALILFAIAIGRDMLAGGAPNWMRWLFISAALGAGVIGSLGDIFSDRFPFGDSFTASLALIAVCGGALAAYRYWRPDRPAQALSLFAVAVFAGALGLRIIFIRDIDGAYGISGAMFISALWVVAVTAALAAALRQLNKGAGA from the coding sequence ATGAACACCGAAACGGGCCGGCAGGCGACGAACGGTCCACAGCAATGGGCCTTGACGCTCTTCATTTTATTTGGCGGCGCGCAGCTCATCGCCGGCGTCATTTTCTTCTTTGCCTACAACTGGCGAGCGCTGCCGGACATGACCAAGATCGCCTTGCCGCAGGCCGCTATGGGCGCCGCATTCATCCTCTGGGTCATCCTCGGAAAAGGCTCGCGCCTTGGGGCCGTCGCCGGGCTTGTCGCAACCGTGATGATCGGCGTTTCCATGGGCGTCGTCGGACAGGTCTATCAACTTGGCGCGGACCCGTGGCGGCTGTTTGCGATCTGGGCCGCGCTCGTTTTTCCGATCGCCGTCATCACGCGTTCCGATCCGCAATTCATGCTGGCGGGCATAGTCGCTTCCATCGCTTATTTTCTCTATACAGACGAAAACATAAAACCCTTCCTGCCGCAGGCGCGCTCCATCATTCTCGCCGCTTATGCGCTCATTCTGTTCGCGATCGCCATCGGCCGGGACATGCTGGCGGGCGGCGCGCCAAACTGGATGCGCTGGCTTTTCATCAGCGCCGCATTAGGCGCAGGCGTTATTGGAAGCCTTGGCGATATCTTCAGCGACAGGTTTCCTTTTGGCGACTCCTTCACCGCCAGTCTTGCGCTAATTGCCGTTTGCGGCGGCGCGCTCGCCGCCTATCGATACTGGCGGCCTGATCGCCCGGCACAGGCGCTATCGTTATTCGCAGTTGCCGTGTTTGCAGGCGCACTGGGCCTGCGCATCATTTTTATCCGCGATATCGACGGCGCTTACGGCATTTCCGGCGCCATGTTTATCAGCGCGTTATGGGTTGTGGCCGTGACCGCAGCCCTCGCCGCGGCGCTCCGCCAGCTGAATAAAGGAGCGGGCGCATGA
- a CDS encoding GDYXXLXY domain-containing protein, translated as MSTEKQTPWYVETFLAIGGWIAGLLAAIAIFAMAAGLVASVGKFAPEIGAFISVMIGAGFVFFGVSMMQPDRGDFRRHFAIASTAAGLTAATAGVWFLLFSLFGGANDAAAMTVGVAGLITSALLTAAGFFIARIMRDGIFTFLITLAVYGVATAALIILRDDTGFGWRTDIYLAAPVALLGCWLFINAPQDNLSRPAGAAMLIAPMLHYAIARNAQFIFGAGADPQIWLIGEALFAAAALYCLWILRRRYAALPLLASGALVLAAIWFLPSAGAVAIIMLLSAIAANHRGFAVVSIAAVIWFISRFYYDLSMTLLEKSALMAAMGAATLFGALIFNRFQSGVGAAKSTPQRHRLLAAFGFAALLVVALTLVNRSVWRLETQFRDATEIYLPLGPRDPRSILQGDYMVLNFRNDIYPPFDAIEALPRGGEIFLKLDENNVAAFSRIPAAGDAPGPDEIRIDYVKTNSRRIRYVPQSFFFQEGEAELFQPARFAIVKVTDDGNARLTALADENRQRIGPGD; from the coding sequence ATGAGCACGGAAAAACAAACGCCCTGGTATGTAGAAACCTTCCTCGCCATCGGCGGCTGGATCGCCGGTCTTCTCGCCGCTATCGCGATTTTCGCCATGGCGGCGGGGCTGGTGGCGAGCGTCGGCAAGTTCGCCCCGGAAATCGGTGCTTTTATCTCTGTTATGATCGGCGCAGGGTTTGTTTTTTTCGGCGTCAGCATGATGCAGCCCGACCGGGGCGATTTCAGGCGTCACTTTGCAATCGCGTCAACAGCCGCTGGTCTGACGGCGGCCACCGCCGGCGTCTGGTTCCTATTGTTTTCACTGTTTGGCGGCGCGAATGACGCGGCCGCCATGACCGTCGGCGTCGCCGGGCTTATCACTTCGGCGCTGTTGACGGCTGCAGGGTTTTTCATTGCGCGAATAATGCGCGACGGCATTTTCACGTTTCTCATCACGCTCGCCGTCTATGGCGTCGCCACAGCGGCGTTGATTATCCTGAGGGATGACACAGGCTTTGGCTGGCGAACCGATATCTATCTCGCCGCACCCGTCGCGCTCTTGGGCTGCTGGCTTTTCATCAACGCGCCGCAAGATAATTTAAGCCGACCCGCCGGGGCGGCAATGCTGATCGCGCCGATGCTGCATTACGCCATTGCCCGCAACGCCCAATTTATTTTTGGCGCTGGCGCCGATCCCCAAATCTGGCTGATTGGCGAAGCATTATTCGCCGCCGCCGCCCTTTATTGTCTCTGGATCTTGCGCCGGCGTTACGCGGCGCTGCCGCTGCTTGCCTCGGGCGCGCTGGTGCTCGCAGCAATCTGGTTCCTGCCGAGCGCAGGCGCGGTGGCGATCATCATGCTGCTGTCGGCCATCGCCGCCAACCACCGCGGCTTTGCGGTCGTATCGATCGCCGCAGTCATCTGGTTCATCAGCCGCTTCTATTACGATCTTTCCATGACGCTGCTTGAAAAATCGGCGCTGATGGCGGCCATGGGCGCGGCAACCCTTTTCGGCGCCTTGATATTCAACCGATTTCAGTCCGGCGTGGGCGCCGCGAAAAGCACACCGCAGCGGCACAGACTGCTTGCCGCCTTCGGCTTTGCCGCGCTTCTTGTTGTTGCGCTGACGCTCGTCAATCGCTCCGTTTGGCGGCTGGAAACCCAGTTTCGCGATGCGACGGAAATTTATCTGCCGCTTGGACCGCGCGATCCGCGATCGATTCTCCAGGGCGATTACATGGTGCTTAACTTCAGGAACGACATCTATCCGCCGTTCGATGCGATTGAAGCTTTACCGCGCGGCGGAGAGATTTTTTTGAAACTCGACGAAAACAACGTCGCGGCGTTTTCCCGGATTCCAGCGGCGGGCGATGCGCCGGGACCGGATGAAATCCGGATTGATTACGTCAAAACAAACAGCAGGCGCATCCGGTATGTGCCGCAAAGCTTTTTCTTTCAGGAAGGCGAAGCGGAACTCTTTCAGCCGGCCCGTTTCGCCATTGTCAAAGTCACAGACGACGGCAACGCGCGATTAACGGCGCTCGCGGATGAAAACCGCCAGCGTATAGGCCCCGGCGATTAA
- a CDS encoding vWA domain-containing protein, whose product MQKMNLMAACALAAGLLACTTGSEPQIDVTEAEDDTVVVTGSRVQGAKLNSSSPLGAVANESYARPVMRPAPEPQITEQYDETDPNPVKLVSEEPVSTFSSDVDTTAYSVMRRYISSNNMLPPSDSVRIEEYVNYFDYQYTEPQSADAPFTPTVWVTPSPWNAGTRLMHIGVKGFDIEPDETPDANIVLLLDVSGSMQAENKLPLVKKSVGLLVDEMSKDDTIAVVVYAGAAGVVLEPTPGNQKTKILEALNKLEAGGSTAGGAGISLAYQLAEENFAEDKVNRIILATDGDFNVGVVDADSLEDFVARKRKTGIYLTILGFGEGNYNDVIAQKLAQAGNGVAAYIDTLNEARKVLVREFRSTLFPIAKDLKFQVEFNPAVVAEYRLIGYETRLLNREDFNNDQIDAGDIGSGHTVTALYELALVGSDARLIDELRYQPAPAAVGSADEFAFVRLRYKLPDENESRLIEQVVPSSDAYEGLAAAPRDARFAAAVAAFGQKLQRAGYTDDYSYDAIVDLAQDAKGDDPFGYRAEFVNLVRAASKIDKENN is encoded by the coding sequence ATGCAAAAAATGAATTTGATGGCGGCGTGCGCGCTGGCGGCGGGACTTCTCGCCTGTACGACAGGCAGCGAACCTCAGATTGACGTAACGGAAGCTGAAGACGATACGGTCGTTGTTACGGGCTCGCGTGTGCAAGGCGCTAAATTGAATTCTTCATCTCCGCTTGGGGCAGTTGCAAACGAGTCTTACGCCAGGCCAGTGATGAGGCCAGCACCCGAGCCGCAAATCACTGAGCAATATGACGAAACCGATCCCAACCCCGTAAAGCTCGTCAGTGAGGAGCCGGTTTCGACGTTTTCATCTGATGTAGACACCACCGCTTATTCGGTAATGCGGCGCTATATTTCCTCAAACAACATGCTGCCGCCGTCGGACTCGGTACGTATCGAGGAATATGTCAATTATTTTGATTATCAGTACACGGAACCGCAAAGCGCAGACGCGCCGTTCACGCCTACGGTCTGGGTGACGCCAAGCCCGTGGAACGCTGGCACGCGCCTCATGCATATCGGCGTCAAAGGGTTTGATATCGAGCCTGATGAAACGCCCGACGCCAACATTGTCCTGCTGCTCGATGTCTCCGGCTCCATGCAGGCGGAAAACAAACTGCCACTCGTTAAAAAGTCTGTCGGTCTGCTTGTCGATGAAATGTCGAAGGACGACACCATTGCCGTGGTGGTTTACGCTGGCGCCGCCGGGGTCGTGCTTGAACCAACGCCTGGAAACCAGAAAACCAAGATTTTAGAAGCGCTTAACAAGCTTGAAGCAGGCGGGTCGACCGCCGGCGGTGCGGGTATATCTTTGGCCTATCAACTGGCGGAGGAGAACTTCGCCGAGGACAAGGTCAACCGCATCATCCTCGCCACGGATGGGGATTTCAATGTGGGCGTTGTCGACGCCGATAGCCTCGAAGATTTCGTGGCGCGCAAACGCAAGACCGGGATTTATCTGACGATCCTCGGCTTTGGCGAGGGCAACTATAATGATGTCATCGCACAGAAACTGGCGCAGGCGGGCAACGGCGTTGCGGCCTATATCGACACGCTTAACGAGGCGCGCAAAGTGTTGGTGCGTGAGTTCCGTTCGACTCTCTTCCCGATTGCAAAGGACCTGAAGTTTCAGGTGGAGTTCAACCCGGCCGTGGTCGCGGAATATCGCCTGATCGGTTACGAGACTCGATTGCTTAATCGCGAGGACTTCAATAACGACCAGATTGATGCGGGCGACATCGGCTCCGGCCACACGGTGACGGCGCTTTATGAGCTGGCGCTTGTGGGGTCCGACGCAAGGCTGATTGATGAATTGCGTTATCAGCCAGCACCTGCTGCTGTAGGATCTGCCGATGAATTCGCTTTCGTCCGCTTACGGTATAAATTGCCCGACGAAAACGAGAGCAGGTTGATCGAACAGGTTGTCCCGAGCAGTGACGCCTACGAAGGTCTAGCCGCAGCGCCGCGTGACGCACGCTTCGCGGCCGCGGTCGCCGCGTTCGGGCAAAAGTTGCAGCGAGCGGGTTACACTGACGACTACTCCTATGATGCGATCGTTGATCTGGCGCAGGACGCCAAGGGCGACGACCCGTTTGGATACAGGGCGGAATTCGTCAATCTCGTCCGAGCTGCCTCGAAAATTGATAAGGAAAACAACTAG
- a CDS encoding SUMF1/EgtB/PvdO family nonheme iron enzyme, producing MSAVSIIHAPRDEALGEKIAAALSRAGHAPLRVSPDPSVGDLANDGDDDSTAIVVWTAAASKLVRLHEQARQAMARGALIPVAVGGVRPPGGFEELPPVDLSGWTGALDDPRWRFVLDEIQIAQQRGQVTNGDVWAEPANAEETHTPDEAAPVFAEHSVELDSADTEKVQYAEERRRARARPSRRRFKSRDVAFGATAGLVGMTLVTAVLAPIVLPGDTDSSSQQVTTEPAFPDPSVETPAQLTTLQSASLETNNNASPANASETDDFEMFDLREFGTVPGTDEETETFAAIDPAAAEAEASPTVDDAEIIETETEVPAPSLAPVDPTPIGEESVADSDAMENLVAAISSEESGERAAQNATPQLPEELKETAYLGNYFKECVACPDMAALPGGSFRMGAPAGERGRQPFEGPARVVTIERRFAIGTREVTFDQWQACVEDGGCRAYTPPDHGWGRDKMPVVSVSHADAQAYTAWLSNKTGRNYRLPTEAEWEYAARAGLSAPFAFGGDVTSRRANFNGNYPYRGGESEFRGRTTRVASFPPNAFGLFDMHGNAWEWTSDCWAESHAGAPEDGAARVSGDCSRRVLKGGAWNTGAWRLRSAHRIGKAVSTREFDNGFRVARDLD from the coding sequence ATGTCGGCTGTTTCCATTATTCATGCGCCTCGGGATGAGGCGTTGGGCGAAAAAATCGCGGCAGCGCTGTCACGGGCGGGCCATGCGCCGTTGCGGGTCAGTCCGGACCCCAGCGTCGGCGATCTCGCCAATGATGGCGACGATGACAGTACGGCGATCGTTGTCTGGACTGCGGCGGCTTCGAAACTGGTGCGATTGCATGAGCAGGCAAGGCAGGCGATGGCGCGCGGCGCGTTAATTCCGGTTGCGGTGGGCGGCGTCCGTCCGCCCGGCGGGTTTGAAGAGTTGCCGCCGGTTGACTTGTCCGGGTGGACAGGCGCACTCGACGATCCGCGCTGGCGCTTTGTGCTGGACGAGATTCAGATTGCGCAACAGCGCGGCCAGGTGACGAACGGCGATGTTTGGGCTGAACCAGCAAATGCCGAAGAAACACACACGCCTGACGAAGCCGCACCTGTTTTCGCTGAACACTCTGTCGAGCTGGACTCTGCCGATACGGAGAAAGTACAGTATGCGGAAGAACGCCGACGCGCACGGGCGCGGCCTTCCCGCCGCCGCTTTAAATCGCGCGATGTCGCTTTTGGGGCCACCGCCGGCCTGGTGGGAATGACGCTCGTCACGGCGGTGCTGGCGCCGATCGTTTTGCCCGGTGATACAGACAGCAGCAGTCAGCAGGTCACGACTGAACCGGCGTTTCCTGACCCTTCTGTTGAAACGCCTGCGCAACTCACCACGCTTCAGTCGGCGTCGCTGGAAACGAATAATAACGCGTCGCCGGCAAATGCATCTGAAACAGATGATTTCGAGATGTTCGACTTGCGTGAGTTCGGGACTGTTCCCGGAACAGACGAGGAAACCGAAACATTTGCTGCGATTGATCCTGCAGCAGCAGAAGCTGAAGCTTCACCGACCGTGGATGACGCAGAAATTATCGAAACAGAAACTGAGGTTCCCGCGCCATCACTTGCGCCGGTCGACCCGACACCCATAGGCGAAGAAAGTGTTGCGGATAGCGACGCCATGGAAAATCTCGTGGCCGCAATCTCATCTGAAGAAAGCGGTGAACGCGCGGCCCAGAATGCTACGCCGCAACTCCCTGAAGAGCTGAAAGAAACGGCCTATCTCGGCAACTACTTCAAGGAATGCGTCGCCTGTCCGGATATGGCGGCGCTGCCGGGCGGATCCTTTCGCATGGGCGCACCGGCGGGGGAAAGGGGACGGCAACCGTTTGAGGGGCCGGCGCGCGTGGTGACGATTGAGCGCCGCTTCGCCATCGGCACGCGCGAGGTGACGTTCGACCAATGGCAGGCATGCGTTGAGGATGGCGGTTGCCGCGCCTATACGCCGCCCGATCACGGCTGGGGCCGGGACAAGATGCCGGTGGTCAGCGTTTCTCATGCAGACGCGCAAGCCTACACCGCCTGGCTGTCGAACAAGACCGGCCGCAATTATCGTCTACCTACGGAAGCGGAATGGGAATACGCTGCACGCGCCGGTCTCAGCGCGCCGTTTGCGTTTGGCGGAGACGTGACGTCACGGCGCGCCAACTTTAATGGCAATTATCCCTATCGGGGTGGGGAAAGCGAGTTTCGTGGACGTACGACGCGCGTGGCGAGTTTTCCGCCGAATGCTTTCGGCCTCTTCGACATGCACGGTAATGCGTGGGAATGGACCAGCGACTGCTGGGCTGAGAGCCATGCCGGCGCCCCCGAAGACGGGGCGGCCCGCGTCAGCGGCGATTGTTCGCGACGCGTCCTGAAAGGCGGCGCCTGGAACACTGGCGCATGGCGGCTTCGCTCGGCCCATCGGATCGGCAAGGCGGTTAGCACGCGCGAGTTCGACAACGGTTTTCGCGTGGCGCGGGATTTAGATTAG
- a CDS encoding YifB family Mg chelatase-like AAA ATPase translates to MVAQITTFAFHGVDARPVTVQVQLTNGSNPFTIVGLGDKAVSEARERVRAALSAVGLGLPAKRITVNLAPADLPKEGSHFDLAIALGLLMEMGAAPHDTAEGFAVMGELGLDGSIAPCAGALPAAVAANAMGLGLICPSACGPEAAWAGGDAVILAPKSLIQLVNHFKGTQVLSSPLPGALAAPQAIPDLADVKGQETAKRALEVAAAGGHNLLMVGPPGAGKSMLAARLPGLLPPLSPAEMLEISMVQSLAGQLEGGRLTRVRPFRAPHHSASMAAMIGGGVRAKPGEASLAHHGVLFLDELPEFTAPVLDSLRQPLETGDVLIARANFHVRYPARFQLVAAMNPCRCGYGRASGRACGRGPNCEEVYQSRISGPLLDRMDLAIELPTVTPADLSAPASGESTETVADRVGTARQAQIARAKSLETEAGCAVTNAALGDAELSKIAEPDAEGRNLLSRAAEALSLSARAYTRILRVARTLADLDGADGVKRRHIAEAVSFRRRDAAANPSPAVTAPAAGNAFN, encoded by the coding sequence ATGGTCGCTCAGATCACCACATTCGCCTTTCACGGCGTCGATGCCCGGCCGGTCACGGTTCAGGTCCAACTCACTAACGGCTCTAACCCTTTCACCATTGTCGGATTGGGCGACAAGGCCGTCTCCGAAGCCCGCGAACGGGTCCGCGCCGCGCTCTCCGCCGTGGGCCTTGGGCTGCCCGCGAAACGCATCACCGTGAATCTCGCGCCCGCCGATCTGCCCAAGGAAGGAAGCCATTTCGATCTGGCGATCGCCCTTGGCCTGTTGATGGAAATGGGCGCCGCGCCCCACGACACCGCAGAAGGGTTCGCTGTCATGGGCGAACTCGGCCTTGACGGTTCGATCGCACCTTGCGCCGGCGCATTACCCGCCGCTGTTGCTGCGAACGCCATGGGATTAGGCTTGATCTGCCCGTCCGCTTGCGGGCCGGAGGCGGCATGGGCGGGCGGAGACGCCGTGATTTTGGCGCCGAAATCACTGATCCAACTGGTCAATCATTTTAAAGGAACGCAGGTTCTTAGCTCGCCGCTACCAGGCGCCCTGGCCGCGCCGCAGGCCATACCAGACCTCGCAGACGTCAAAGGGCAGGAGACTGCGAAACGCGCCCTCGAAGTCGCTGCAGCGGGCGGCCATAACTTGCTCATGGTCGGCCCGCCCGGAGCGGGAAAATCAATGCTCGCCGCGCGGCTACCCGGGCTTTTGCCGCCTCTGTCTCCGGCCGAGATGCTCGAGATTTCCATGGTTCAGTCACTGGCCGGTCAGCTTGAGGGCGGGCGGTTGACCCGCGTGCGTCCCTTTCGGGCGCCGCATCATTCAGCATCCATGGCGGCGATGATCGGCGGCGGCGTGCGCGCCAAACCGGGCGAAGCCTCACTTGCTCACCACGGCGTTCTTTTCCTTGATGAATTACCTGAATTCACTGCGCCCGTTTTGGATTCTCTTCGCCAACCGCTGGAAACAGGCGATGTCCTGATTGCGCGGGCGAACTTTCATGTGCGCTATCCGGCCCGGTTTCAGCTTGTGGCCGCAATGAATCCGTGCCGCTGCGGGTATGGCCGGGCAAGCGGGCGGGCCTGTGGGCGCGGACCGAACTGCGAAGAGGTTTATCAGTCCCGTATTTCAGGGCCGCTTCTCGACCGCATGGATCTCGCTATTGAGCTCCCGACCGTGACCCCCGCCGATCTTTCCGCGCCGGCAAGCGGCGAGTCTACTGAAACAGTTGCCGACCGGGTCGGAACAGCGCGTCAGGCTCAGATAGCGCGTGCAAAATCTCTTGAAACCGAAGCCGGATGCGCCGTCACCAATGCAGCGCTCGGCGATGCAGAGCTATCAAAAATCGCTGAACCGGACGCAGAAGGAAGAAACCTCCTGTCGCGCGCCGCCGAAGCCTTAAGCCTCTCGGCCCGGGCTTACACGCGGATTTTACGTGTTGCCCGAACCCTCGCTGATCTTGACGGCGCGGACGGCGTAAAGCGCCGTCACATCGCCGAGGCTGTCAGCTTTCGCCGCCGTGACGCCGCAGCAAATCCGTCACCCGCAGTAACGGCGCCCGCAGCCGGAAATGCATTCAATTGA
- a CDS encoding response regulator → MPQAGADNGKFRELIVVCDEVGVIRFVSQSFCKLFGASAEKWHGREFAPGGNAAAPGTPARYKTQARIGAVEVVLEWLETALSGGERLYVATHEFTDADDDNSRHGTDNNTSAPESGDPKLQLLATMSHEMRTPLNGILGMTSLLLDTTLEPNQRAYAESVRESGVALLALINDLLDYSKIEAGHMEIEHAEFSTSMMVQGVAELLSPKAFDKNIDIAAFVDSAIPVQLKGDEARLRQVLINLAGNGVKFTDTGGVSIEAHLDSAADGVAKVTFGVRDTGIGIPHDKQKSIFEEFAQAESDLARKREGTGLGLAIARKIVRAMGGDITIASAPGKGSAFTFTLDLAYEGALPGDNKAFETPVVVATRSSVMARNLKQQLKSIGVGEVHVADCPNGAIELMKAHRDAILLSDSDIANESARALSEKAARSYVLVSPQSRNQIAGLREAGFNGYFIKPIRQSSLYKQLLEDSEEAPLELTTPVQQPRERNYTVLLAEDNQINAVLATTIIKRAGHHVDVAHNGVEAVEAVSSRPYDLVLMDLHMPEMDGLEAARRIRNLDSDMRRVPIVALTASAMAADRQKCIAAGMDDFLSKPFEPDDLTNVLGKWGDAQSALSEAS, encoded by the coding sequence ATGCCGCAAGCCGGTGCTGATAACGGAAAATTCCGTGAACTGATAGTCGTCTGTGATGAAGTGGGCGTCATCCGTTTCGTATCACAAAGTTTTTGCAAGCTTTTTGGCGCTTCAGCCGAAAAATGGCATGGTCGTGAATTTGCGCCAGGGGGCAACGCAGCAGCGCCCGGTACGCCTGCGCGATACAAAACGCAGGCCCGCATCGGCGCCGTGGAGGTTGTTCTCGAATGGCTTGAGACCGCCTTGTCAGGCGGCGAACGCCTTTATGTCGCGACTCATGAATTCACCGACGCTGACGATGATAACAGTCGTCATGGTACAGATAATAATACTTCAGCACCAGAAAGTGGTGATCCAAAACTGCAATTGCTGGCAACCATGAGCCATGAAATGCGCACGCCGCTGAACGGCATCCTCGGCATGACGTCGCTTCTTCTCGACACAACGCTTGAGCCAAATCAGCGGGCCTATGCAGAATCCGTGCGGGAATCAGGCGTCGCCCTCCTCGCCCTGATCAACGACCTGCTCGATTATTCAAAAATCGAAGCCGGACATATGGAAATCGAGCACGCCGAGTTCAGCACATCCATGATGGTGCAAGGTGTGGCGGAACTGCTTTCGCCAAAAGCATTTGATAAAAACATTGATATCGCCGCCTTTGTGGACAGCGCCATACCGGTGCAACTTAAAGGGGATGAAGCACGGCTCCGTCAGGTTTTGATCAACCTTGCTGGAAACGGCGTGAAGTTCACCGACACCGGCGGCGTCAGCATTGAGGCGCATCTCGATTCCGCCGCTGACGGCGTCGCAAAAGTCACGTTCGGCGTTCGCGATACCGGGATTGGCATTCCCCACGACAAACAAAAAAGCATCTTCGAAGAATTTGCGCAGGCTGAGTCCGACCTCGCCAGAAAGAGGGAGGGCACAGGTCTTGGCCTTGCAATCGCGCGTAAAATTGTAAGAGCCATGGGCGGCGATATCACGATCGCCAGCGCGCCGGGCAAGGGTAGCGCGTTCACTTTTACACTGGACCTTGCCTATGAAGGCGCGCTGCCGGGTGACAATAAAGCGTTTGAAACGCCGGTCGTCGTCGCCACGCGATCATCGGTGATGGCGCGCAACCTGAAACAACAGCTAAAGTCGATCGGCGTTGGTGAAGTTCACGTGGCGGATTGCCCGAACGGCGCCATTGAACTGATGAAAGCGCATCGCGACGCCATCTTATTGAGCGATAGCGATATCGCGAATGAAAGCGCGCGGGCGTTGTCTGAGAAAGCCGCCCGGTCGTATGTCCTCGTTTCCCCGCAGTCGAGAAATCAGATCGCTGGTCTGCGCGAAGCTGGTTTTAACGGATACTTCATCAAGCCCATTCGCCAATCCTCCTTGTACAAACAGTTGTTGGAAGACAGCGAAGAAGCCCCGTTAGAGCTGACAACGCCTGTTCAGCAACCTCGTGAACGCAACTATACGGTGCTTCTTGCTGAAGATAATCAGATCAACGCCGTGCTCGCCACAACGATTATCAAGCGCGCCGGACATCACGTCGATGTGGCGCACAACGGGGTCGAAGCCGTCGAAGCCGTTTCTTCTCGTCCCTATGACCTTGTTTTGATGGATCTGCACATGCCGGAAATGGACGGGCTGGAGGCGGCGCGGCGCATCCGTAATCTGGACAGCGACATGCGGCGCGTACCGATTGTCGCCCTTACGGCCAGCGCCATGGCCGCTGATCGGCAAAAATGCATCGCCGCAGGAATGGATGATTTCCTCTCAAAACCGTTTGAACCTGATGACCTCACCAATGTTCTCGGCAAATGGGGTGACGCGCAAAGCGCGTTAAGCGAAGCGTCTTAA
- a CDS encoding AmpG family muropeptide MFS transporter, which produces MTENMRAEKGEKKNLLKSLTSYLRARSIVMLLLGFSAGLPFYMIYQNLSLWLAEAGVDKGEIGLFAWTGFAFSFKFLWAPAVDRVPIPFLEKFVGRRRAWMAAAQIGIMLALIAMSAADPAGNLLVIAAIAVVLAFVAATQDIAIDAWRIEAATDEEQGVMAAMYQYGYRVAIMVAGAGALIVADNINWPAAYQFMALLMGVGLLTALFAPKVEVGEYTPPPRAPLAETMSKSVIGPFKDFFSRYGMHALVILLFIALFRVPDFLMGYMTGPLYIDLGYDKTTIGAVRSGIGLFATLFGVFLGGIIVARMDYRWSLMFGVLSQSLTNLIYSWLALSDATTGGLAFAVVVDNIAYGAAGTILIAYMSSLTNTAFTATQYALFSSFYALPGKFVGGFSGFMVEAFGFAWFFAITAIIGLPAALLIFWLKGSDQYDQSAKPDETAVSSP; this is translated from the coding sequence ATGACAGAAAATATGCGCGCCGAAAAAGGCGAGAAAAAAAACCTGTTAAAGTCGCTGACATCATACTTGCGCGCACGCAGTATCGTTATGCTGCTGCTCGGTTTTTCTGCCGGGCTGCCTTTCTACATGATCTATCAGAACCTATCCCTTTGGCTTGCAGAAGCAGGGGTCGACAAGGGCGAAATCGGCTTATTCGCGTGGACGGGTTTTGCGTTTTCTTTCAAATTTCTTTGGGCGCCGGCAGTCGACAGGGTGCCTATTCCGTTTCTGGAAAAGTTCGTTGGCCGCCGCCGCGCGTGGATGGCGGCGGCGCAGATCGGCATCATGCTGGCGCTGATCGCCATGTCGGCGGCTGACCCGGCCGGTAATCTTCTTGTCATCGCCGCCATCGCTGTTGTTCTCGCCTTTGTCGCAGCGACCCAGGATATCGCCATTGATGCATGGCGCATTGAAGCGGCGACGGATGAAGAACAAGGCGTGATGGCGGCCATGTACCAATATGGATATCGGGTCGCCATCATGGTCGCTGGCGCCGGGGCGTTGATTGTCGCGGACAACATCAATTGGCCGGCCGCCTACCAGTTCATGGCTTTGTTGATGGGTGTGGGTCTTTTGACCGCCCTCTTCGCGCCAAAAGTGGAGGTGGGTGAGTACACGCCGCCGCCACGTGCGCCGCTAGCCGAGACAATGTCGAAATCCGTCATCGGTCCGTTTAAGGATTTCTTTTCCCGCTACGGCATGCACGCGCTTGTCATTTTGCTGTTCATCGCCCTGTTTCGCGTGCCTGATTTCCTGATGGGCTACATGACTGGGCCGCTTTACATTGATCTCGGTTACGACAAGACGACAATCGGCGCCGTACGGTCAGGCATTGGTCTGTTCGCCACCCTCTTTGGCGTCTTCCTTGGCGGCATCATCGTTGCGAGGATGGATTACCGATGGAGCCTGATGTTCGGGGTTCTCTCGCAATCTCTTACAAATTTGATCTACAGCTGGCTGGCCCTGTCCGATGCGACGACCGGGGGTCTCGCGTTCGCTGTGGTCGTGGACAATATCGCCTATGGCGCTGCCGGGACGATACTTATCGCCTATATGTCGAGCCTGACGAACACAGCTTTCACCGCCACCCAATACGCGCTTTTCAGCTCTTTTTACGCCTTGCCGGGAAAGTTTGTTGGCGGGTTTTCAGGGTTCATGGTTGAGGCGTTTGGGTTTGCCTGGTTCTTCGCCATTACGGCGATCATTGGCCTTCCCGCCGCTTTGCTGATCTTCTGGTTAAAGGGATCAGACCAGTATGATCAATCAGCAAAGCCTGACGAAACGGCTGTTTCCTCGCCTTAG